Genomic segment of Bacteroidales bacterium:
AATTAATGGTTCCTGTTACCTGCGATGTTGCTGAATTAGATGTAACTAAAGTTATTTTTGATAAAGTTAGAGCTGAGGTTAGCGCTAAATTTGGAATGGCAAGCATTGAGTGTAAATACGGTACAATGATTGAAATTCCTCGTGCTTGTTTACTTGCAGATCGTATGGCAAAAACAGCTGAATTCTTCTCATTTGGTACCAATGACTTAACCCAAATGACTTTCGGTTTTAGCCGTGATGATACCGGTGGATTTATGAACGATTATTTAGACAAAAAGATATTAGCTTCCGATCCATTCCAAACTATCGATCAGAGCGGTGTTGGTCAGCTAATAGAAATGGCAGTTACCAAAGGTCGTGCTACACGCGGTGATTTAAAGGTTGGTATTTGTGGCGAACAGGGTGGTGATCCTGCATCAGTTGAGTTCTGCTTTAAAGCAGGATTAAACTATGTAAGCTGCTCTCCATTCCGTGTTCCAATTGCTCGTTTAGCAGCAGCACAAGCAAGCATTAAGTTTGGTAAATAACAATATTTACTATAGTTCAATTAAAACCGCCTTCAAAAGGGGCGGTTTTTTTGTTGAAATTAGCGAATATGCTTTATAATAAGCAAGTTATGTATCTTCTAATTGATGATTTACTTCATACAATTAAGCACTTAATATCATCTGTCTTTTTTCCTATTTATTAGCAATAGATCATAGTTTTGCATTTAATAATCAAAACATTAAAGTAAATGAGGAATTTTTTATTCTTATCAAGCGTTCTATTACTTCTATCAATAAATGTGAATGGGCAAGACGAAAAACTTAAAGCCAATTACATTTATAATATTGTTAAGTATATAAATTGGCCAGAATCTTATCAGACAGGCGATTTTGTAATTGGTGTTCTTGGATCCAGTAAAGTAACTCCGGAATTAAAAAAAATTGCGGCTACAAAAAAAGTAACTTCTCAAAAGATATCAGTTATAGAGTTTAACTCTACAGACGAAATATCAAAATGTAATGTTTTATTTATTAATGATTTAAGTAGCGGTTTAATTAAAGTTGTTGTAACCAAACTTGGCTATAGTCCCACTCTAATTATTGGAGAATCCAGAGGTTTAGCTATCACGGGAGCTGGAATTAATTTTGTTACAAAAGGTGATGCCCTAGGTTTTGAAATAAATAAAATCTCAATAAGACAAAAAGGTCTTCAAGTTGATTCTAAACTAAAAGCTTTGGCTCTTTAAGTTTACGATAACGGAAAGTAAAGTTCGATAAAAAATAGTTCCGATCTTGAGAAGAGATCGGAACTATTCATCAAACCCAGGTCTTACGAATTCCATAGCACTGGGAAATGCCACTAAAAGCATACGTTTTACCTGAGATAGGGTTTTTAGAAAATGTAGTATATCATCCTCCATTACTGGAAAATATGTAAGCATGGCACTCCAAGCAACGATTGATCGATCAATTACAATTATGGTAACCTTTGCTGAGCCTCTTGCATCATCGTTTTCATCATTAATATCATCGTATACTAAAGATGCCCTATAGGTTTTGGTTGCAATTATCATAAAGTAGTGCTGAATCACCTCAATGGTGTCAGCAAATAGAAGGGCACTTTCAGTATTAATGTTTTGTAAGGTATTATATCTTTCTAGAATTACTTGGCGCTGCTGATCAAGCCATTTAGCTATTTCTAAAGCATAATTGCGAGAGATAATAACCATCTCGCTACTAATAGATTTGGAAATGAAATCGTCAGATGGAATCTCAATGTCTGGATCTATCTCTAACTCCTGCATCTTTTCGTGTATCAACTCAACAGTTGCCTGAAACAATTCCGTTAAAGACGTCCAGAATTGTTGGTTCTTAACATCTAACTCCTCATTGCTAAGGTTTAATTCCTGTTCAATTTTAAAAACGCTACAATGTATTGTATGCGTGCACTTTTCGCACCACCTATCACAATAATTATGAATTGATGGGATGATATTCTTATCCGCAGTAATATTTTTTAAATTCTGCTTGATGTTATCCTTCTCCATAATCGAAGCGTAGTCTTTTAAAACAATTTCGATACAAAGATACGTCTTAACATTCTAATTAGAATAGTGTGTGCAATGCTATTTTGCCCTTCTATTTAGCCTGAGTTGTATTTAGAAAAAGTCAATAAAATAAACTACCTCGCAGCAGAGCTGTCGAGGTATTATTTGGAAGCCATTTATTCTATCGAAGCAGAGCTTCGAGGAATTAACCTAAAGAGATTAAAAACAGTATACTATTAGATTCAAATGGACGGGGACTTTTCCTTAATAGCTAAACTTTATCTGCTGGCAGTATAAACAATACTTTTACAAATTGTAAATTAGGCTAAATAGGATCACTACAAATAGTGCAGTTAAACTCATAGGTACATCCTTAACTTTTAGCAATAATTCAGTACATCACTCTGGCAGTAAAGGGTTTGAATTTGACTATAGTGGCTTTGAAGCAATATCGAATAACACTATTGATAACAACGCACTTCATGCTATGGAATTACCAGCCACTGCAATTAACACAATCGGAACAGGTAATACTTTCACCTGTGCATCGGGTTATGGTATTGATGTAAATAGTGGTGATATTTCAACCCCAATAACATGGAAAAAGCAAACAGTGTCTTACTATATCAATGTTGGAATTAATATAAATGCAAACCTAACAATTGAGGAAGAAACTATTTTAAAATTCGGTTCAAGTGGTACAATTGATGTAGGTTACAGCAACAATGCAGTTCTCACAGCAGTTGGATCTACTATCAATCCAATAATCTTCACAAGTTCAGCTACAACGCCTGCTGCAGGAGTTTGGGAAGGTATTAATTTGTGGGACAATTCAGACAATACAATATTCGATTATTGTGAATTCCAGTATGCTGGTAAAGGAAGTTCAGCTACAAGAGCTGCAATTAAATCATTCGGTTCAACATTTACTGTATCCAATAGTAAGTTCAAATTCTGTGGCGGTTGGGGTGTTTATAATGATGCAAATACAGTATTTACCAATACTAGTAACACCTTTGAAGCATGTAATCTTGGTACGGTTGGTTTTGATTAGTTTACACAGAGGTTTCAAATAGTAACATTTTAATTATTTTCAGAGGGTATCTCAAAAAACCGAGATACCCTTATTTTTTTGTGAATAAAAGAATATGAGTGTCCGTTTAAATAACAAAATCAAACCTTTATACTGTCATTCCTGCGAATGCAGGAATCCCATTGTCTACATCCAGATTCCGGGACTTCGCCCGGAATGACAATGGGTAGTGTTTTGCTTACAGGTATTATAACGGATATACAAAAAAACAATTTTTAAAAATCTTTGTTATAATTGTTTAAACAAATTTATTTGAAATAAATAATTTGTATTTACTATTTTTTTTATAATTTCGTATCCCATTTTGATTTTTAGAAAATTACTTTTAAATAAATTAATCTTTTACCAACTAATAACCAAATTTTAAACATTATGAAAAGAACAGAAAGAAAATTAGGGGTTATTTTGATTGCTTTGGCATTTATCTTTGCCAGCTGCGAAAAAGAAATAACAACATCAAATTTAACCTTAGATAAATCTCAGAAAGCTAAGGTGAAAGCATATTTTTATGCTGAATTGGATAAGACTAAACAAGGTTTAGAACTAGCACCAAATGGAACTAAGGTTTTTGTATCTATCCCAAATAGCAGCCTTAGTAGTGCCGCAGGTGTAACCGGAAATTGGATTGATACTGTATTAATCAGTAATGGAATTGCAGATATCACCGTTCCTACCGTTAGTACAGGTGTAACTGTTACTATAAAAGCAGCAGAATTCACTTATAGTCAGGTACAGTCATTCGGGTCTGTGTCAAATACTATTTCAAAAATTTACTCAGTAACCGCAGCACAAACTATATCTGTTTTACCAGGAGAAAGCAAAAGCAAGGAAATTACATACGATGGTCAAAATCAGCTAGATAATTTTGTAGAAACAGTTACTTGTGCTTTTATTCTTAAAGCCGATATGGATGAAACTCTTGCAGGAAATGAGAACGTACCACAAGGTACTATCGTGAATCTTTACACCTCAACTTGGGCAGGTACTGCCACTGTTGGTGCTGATGGAAAAATAACTGCAACTATTCCTAAAGATGAGGCCATAAGTCTTAAATTTGAAGCAACCAAAACCCTTACAGTTCCTCCATCAAAGAAATTCCTTTATACTGGAACTATACCTGCTCAATCTATAAGCACTACTTACGCTAGTACGATTACGCTATCAGGTGTTCAAAACGAAAACTAATTATTAATCAAATTTGCGAAAATAAGACTTCATGAAATGTCCATGTTCAAGAGTATACCAAAAGAAATGAGCAAATTACAGACAATCTATCGGAGTTAAAAGCAAATTGTTGTTAATACTTTAGTATAAATGTTGTTGCAAAACAAATAGTTAACTTAATTTAAACAGATGAAAAAAATAATTATATCGTTTACCGTACTGCTTCTTGGACTTAATGCTATAGCTCAGGATAGTGTACTGGTAAATAAACACGGAAGTATTATTCTTCCGCAAAAAGGTGATATTGCCGTCGGACTTTCAGCCGATCCAATTCTTTATTATGTTGGCAATATGTTTAACGGAAATACCAATAACTCCCTTAATTTAGGAGATCAAAATTTATATTTCCGTTATTTCCTTAGTGATAATGAGGCGCTAAGAGTTTCTATTCGTGTAAACTCTTCAAAGTATGTATATAACTACTATGTAATTGATGATGCTGCTAGGGCTATTGATCCTCTTAGTCGTCAGCAAGTTGAGGATAGGCAAACCTCAATTGACAACAATTACGGGGTAAGACTTGGCTACCAAAAATTTCGTGGGTATAAAAGGCTAAGAGGCTTTTACGGTGCCGATCTTGGGTTCTCATACTATAAAACCAAGTACACACGTGAGTATGGTAACCAAATGAATCAATTAAATCCTAGCCCAACAACGCATTGGGGTAATTTATCGAGCAGAACATTAGAATCTAACGATGGTGCTACCAAATCGGTAAGCCTAGGTATATTTGCTGGTGCAGAATACTATTTTATGCCTAAAATTTGTGTTGGGGCTGAATTAGGTATTCAGTATGGCAAGATGTGGGAATCACAGGGCAATCTTAAAGGTGAAGAGATGAATCTAACCCAACTAGTAAAATATGATCGTGCGGTAACGCCTGGTGATAGAAGTAATAATCTTTATACAACGTTCCCATATTCCTATGGAAGTTTATATTTGATGGTACATTTTTAATTTCTAAGGATAAGTAATTAATATTAGAGGTTGTTCAAACGAACAACCTCTTTTTTAATTAAATCTTCTATGTCACTCAATGCTGTATTTGGAAAACACGAATTCGTAACTTTTGTCGAATCATTGTTATGCACTAATTTTTATTAGTAATTTATTATTAAATCCATTATAAGGTTCGTCTGGATAACCTCTAGGGTTACATATTACTCTTGTGTTTTCAATTGTATAATCTAAGCAATTATGTATATGTCCGTGAATCCATAATTCAGGTTTCATCTCTTTAATAAAGTCTTCAAGATTTGATACAAATGCAGCTGAAATTAATTCTTCTCTATATTCAGGCAATAAGGACAATATACTTGGACCATGATGAGTTATGATAACATTTTTAGAGGTTTTGCTTTTTTCAAGGCTATTTCTTAGCCATTCGAGTGATTCATAATGGAAAAGATGTGTGTCTATTGACCTTAATTTGGAATAAGAGGGATCAATTCTAATTAATTTGTAATCATTCATTTTTTGTTGCGCTTCAATTCCTGCAATTCTTGGATTACCAAACAATTCAAAATTTGTCCATAATGTTGTTCCATGAAATGTAATTCCATCTATAGTTATACTGTCTTTTTCTAAAATGTGAATATTTGATTCTCTCGAACCTTCCTTAAGTTTCTTCAGCAATTTAGGGTATGAGTTTCTGTAATATTCATGATTTCCAAGTACGTATAAAACAGGTACTTTCTTGACTTGTTCTTTAATCCACAATAACCCTCTTTCTCCAACATGAATATCGCCAGCCAAGATCAATAAATCAATGCTTTCAAAATCCAAATCAAGAATTCCAAATTCATTATGCAAATCACTTGCAATCTGTATTATCATATATCTTTGGTCGTTTCTTAAAATAAATTAGTGCATAAACCCCGCTTGTTAATTGCGTTTAGAAGGTTCAAACCGTTTACTTACAACACGATAGTAAAGTAAGCAAAAAGCATTGAGCCTATCAAAACATCATCAACCCAAATAGGATAAATACACTGTTGGCGGTTGGCTTTTATTGTTTCTCAAATAACTCAAAAAAACTTTCTTTGTTTAAATGGTAACAGTAGATTAGTGAAAGGCTTTCCAAGTCCTCAGACCTATCAATTTC
This window contains:
- a CDS encoding phosphoesterase; the encoded protein is MIIQIASDLHNEFGILDLDFESIDLLILAGDIHVGERGLLWIKEQVKKVPVLYVLGNHEYYRNSYPKLLKKLKEGSRESNIHILEKDSITIDGITFHGTTLWTNFELFGNPRIAGIEAQQKMNDYKLIRIDPSYSKLRSIDTHLFHYESLEWLRNSLEKSKTSKNVIITHHGPSILSLLPEYREELISAAFVSNLEDFIKEMKPELWIHGHIHNCLDYTIENTRVICNPRGYPDEPYNGFNNKLLIKISA
- a CDS encoding right-handed parallel beta-helix repeat-containing protein — encoded protein: MRLNRITTNSAVKLIGTSLTFSNNSVHHSGSKGFEFDYSGFEAISNNTIDNNALHAMELPATAINTIGTGNTFTCASGYGIDVNSGDISTPITWKKQTVSYYINVGININANLTIEEETILKFGSSGTIDVGYSNNAVLTAVGSTINPIIFTSSATTPAAGVWEGINLWDNSDNTIFDYCEFQYAGKGSSATRAAIKSFGSTFTVSNSKFKFCGGWGVYNDANTVFTNTSNTFEACNLGTVGFD
- a CDS encoding YfiR family protein produces the protein MRNFLFLSSVLLLLSINVNGQDEKLKANYIYNIVKYINWPESYQTGDFVIGVLGSSKVTPELKKIAATKKVTSQKISVIEFNSTDEISKCNVLFINDLSSGLIKVVVTKLGYSPTLIIGESRGLAITGAGINFVTKGDALGFEINKISIRQKGLQVDSKLKALAL